Proteins encoded in a region of the Ancylomarina subtilis genome:
- the sufC gene encoding Fe-S cluster assembly ATPase SufC gives MLSIKNLHASINGKEILKGINLEIKPGEVHAIMGPNGAGKSTLASVLAGRELFDVTEGEVVFGGKDLLDLSPEDRAKEGIFLGFQYPIEIPGVSTVNFMKTAVNEHRKYKGLEPLKAADFLKLMRDKKALVEIDSKLTNRSVNEGFSGGEKKKNEIFQMAMLEPKLAVLDETDSGLDIDALRIVANGVNKLKTAENSTIVITHYQRLLDYIVPDVVHVLFDGRIVKTAGKELALELEEKGYDWIKEELVK, from the coding sequence ATGTTAAGTATAAAGAATCTACACGCATCAATCAATGGGAAAGAAATCCTAAAAGGGATTAATCTTGAAATAAAGCCAGGAGAAGTTCATGCTATCATGGGCCCTAATGGCGCAGGTAAAAGTACATTAGCTTCGGTATTGGCAGGACGCGAATTATTCGACGTTACTGAAGGTGAAGTTGTTTTTGGAGGGAAAGATCTTTTGGATCTGTCTCCGGAAGATCGTGCTAAAGAAGGAATCTTCTTAGGCTTTCAGTATCCAATTGAAATTCCTGGTGTATCTACCGTTAATTTCATGAAGACTGCTGTAAACGAACATCGTAAATATAAAGGTTTGGAGCCTTTGAAAGCAGCTGACTTTTTAAAGTTGATGCGCGATAAAAAAGCTTTGGTTGAGATTGACTCAAAGTTAACCAATCGTTCAGTGAATGAGGGTTTCTCTGGTGGAGAGAAAAAGAAGAATGAGATTTTCCAAATGGCGATGCTTGAGCCTAAGTTAGCCGTATTGGATGAGACGGATTCAGGTTTGGATATTGATGCACTTCGTATTGTTGCCAATGGTGTAAACAAATTGAAGACTGCTGAGAATTCAACAATTGTGATTACTCACTATCAGCGTTTGCTTGATTATATTGTACCAGACGTGGTTCACGTATTATTCGATGGGCGTATCGTAAAAACTGCCGGCAAAGAGTTAGCGCTTGAGTTGGAAGAAAAAGGGTACGACTGGATTAAGGAAGAACTGGTAAAGTAA
- the sufD gene encoding Fe-S cluster assembly protein SufD, with translation MSIDTINNDFADLFEQGKSLLDENSSKFMNTKREEAFEQFKKLGVPTLSNENYKYTNLVPAFDHPYTVDLQYRTVIGDLNELFYCDVPELDTNLVLLSNGWYYNQNRELEIPKGVIVCSLQEAAEKHSEIFEKHYGKYAKPNEEGLVALNTALAKDGVFIYVPKNVVVEKPIQVINLLRSDRDLMATQRNLVVIEENAQAKLIFCDHTLTHNKYLSNTVSEINVAKNAVFDLYTLQNQHLNATILNSVFIRQEANSNVLSNTLSLYGGMIRNNHYTLFDGEYCENHTYGMYLMDRNQHVDNFTFADHAKPNCVSNEHFKGVMDDEATAAFTGKIHVRRDAQKTEAYQSNNNLLLSDSAVINTKPQLIIDADDVKCSHGATVGQMDDDAMFYLRARGIHEEEARMMLMFAFAHEIIEKIRVDALKDRIDELVEKRLRGEISKCNTCAIACNR, from the coding sequence ATGTCTATTGATACTATAAATAATGATTTTGCAGATTTGTTTGAGCAGGGGAAATCTTTACTCGATGAAAATTCTTCGAAATTCATGAATACAAAAAGAGAGGAAGCTTTTGAGCAATTCAAAAAGCTTGGGGTTCCAACTCTTTCCAACGAAAATTACAAGTACACGAATCTGGTTCCTGCATTCGATCATCCCTACACGGTTGATTTGCAATACAGAACCGTGATAGGTGACTTGAATGAATTGTTCTATTGTGATGTTCCTGAGCTGGATACCAATTTGGTCTTGCTTTCGAATGGCTGGTATTACAATCAGAATAGAGAACTTGAAATTCCTAAAGGTGTTATTGTTTGTAGTTTGCAGGAAGCAGCCGAGAAGCATAGCGAAATCTTTGAGAAGCATTATGGGAAATATGCTAAGCCAAACGAAGAAGGTTTGGTTGCACTAAATACGGCTTTGGCTAAGGATGGTGTTTTTATTTATGTTCCTAAAAATGTTGTGGTTGAAAAACCCATTCAGGTGATCAATCTTTTGCGTTCCGATCGTGATTTAATGGCGACTCAGCGTAATTTGGTTGTGATAGAAGAAAATGCTCAGGCAAAATTAATTTTCTGCGATCATACCTTAACGCATAACAAATACCTATCGAATACAGTAAGCGAAATTAATGTCGCTAAAAATGCCGTTTTCGATTTATATACTTTGCAAAATCAGCATTTGAATGCAACTATTCTTAATTCGGTATTTATCCGTCAGGAAGCGAATTCAAATGTATTGAGCAATACGCTTTCTCTTTATGGAGGAATGATTCGCAACAATCACTACACTTTATTCGATGGTGAGTATTGCGAGAATCATACTTATGGTATGTATTTGATGGATCGTAATCAGCATGTTGATAACTTCACTTTTGCAGACCATGCTAAGCCAAATTGTGTGAGCAATGAGCACTTTAAAGGTGTGATGGATGACGAAGCTACAGCTGCTTTCACTGGAAAGATTCATGTTCGTCGTGATGCGCAAAAAACAGAAGCTTATCAGAGTAACAACAACCTGTTATTGTCTGATTCAGCAGTTATCAATACCAAACCTCAGTTAATTATTGATGCTGATGATGTAAAGTGTAGTCATGGTGCTACCGTTGGTCAGATGGATGATGATGCTATGTTTTATCTTCGCGCTCGTGGGATTCACGAGGAAGAAGCTCGTATGATGCTGATGTTTGCTTTTGCTCACGAGATTATTGAAAAAATTAGAGTTGACGCTCTTAAAGATCGTATCGACGAATTGGTTGAAAAACGATTGAGAGGCGAAATTTCTAAATGTAATACTTGCGCCATAGCTTGTAACCGATAA
- a CDS encoding aminotransferase class V-fold PLP-dependent enzyme, with protein MSLDPHKYRQDFPILSEKIYGKSLVYFDNAATTQTPTQVTDVLVEYYNKYNSNIHRGVHYLSNKSTEGAENARLKVQKFINAAHSHEVIFTAGTTESVNLVANSFGECYISEGDEVIVSEMEHHSNIVPWQMLCQRKKATLKVLPFNDEGELMTEKLGDLITDRTRILAVNHISNSLGTINPIKEIIDFAHSKNVPVLIDAAQSVQHKKIDVQALDADFLVFSGHKLYGPTGIGVLYGKEKYLNEMPPWQGGGEMIKEVTFEKTSYNELPFKFEAGTPNYIDAIGLGAAIDYVEAIGLDEIDAYEQELLAYATAKFEAIPSLRIYGTAKNKTSVISFLVEGIHFYDMGMLLDQMGIAVRTGTHCTEPVMQHFGIDGTVRASFAFYNTKEEIDALFVGIEKVCKMFGVKTA; from the coding sequence ATGTCATTAGATCCACATAAATACCGTCAGGATTTCCCAATTTTATCAGAGAAGATATACGGGAAATCATTGGTGTATTTCGATAATGCAGCAACAACACAAACCCCAACTCAGGTAACTGATGTTTTGGTAGAATATTACAACAAATACAATTCTAATATTCACCGAGGGGTTCATTATTTGAGTAATAAATCGACTGAAGGAGCTGAAAATGCTCGACTTAAGGTTCAGAAGTTTATTAACGCCGCGCATTCGCACGAAGTGATTTTTACTGCAGGGACGACTGAAAGTGTAAACCTGGTTGCAAACTCATTTGGGGAATGTTATATCTCCGAAGGGGACGAGGTGATTGTTTCCGAAATGGAGCATCATTCGAATATTGTACCCTGGCAAATGCTTTGTCAGCGAAAAAAAGCGACTTTAAAGGTTTTGCCCTTTAATGATGAGGGTGAGTTAATGACTGAGAAGTTGGGCGATCTGATTACAGATCGAACAAGAATCTTGGCTGTTAATCACATCTCAAACTCCTTAGGAACAATAAATCCTATTAAGGAAATTATCGATTTTGCACACTCGAAAAATGTACCTGTATTGATCGATGCGGCTCAATCGGTTCAGCATAAAAAAATCGATGTTCAGGCTTTAGATGCCGATTTTTTGGTTTTTTCCGGACATAAACTTTATGGTCCTACAGGGATTGGCGTTTTGTATGGTAAAGAGAAATACCTGAATGAGATGCCGCCTTGGCAGGGTGGAGGTGAGATGATTAAAGAGGTGACCTTTGAAAAGACTAGCTATAATGAATTACCTTTTAAATTCGAAGCGGGAACACCAAACTATATCGATGCGATTGGATTGGGTGCTGCCATTGATTATGTAGAGGCTATTGGTCTTGACGAAATTGATGCCTACGAACAAGAGTTGTTAGCCTACGCTACGGCAAAATTCGAAGCGATTCCAAGTTTGAGAATTTACGGAACTGCGAAGAATAAGACTTCTGTGATTTCTTTCCTGGTTGAAGGGATTCACTTTTACGATATGGGCATGTTACTCGATCAGATGGGAATTGCTGTGAGAACCGGAACACATTGTACCGAACCAGTTATGCAGCATTTTGGAATTGATGGAACTGTGCGAGCATCTTTTGCTTTTTATAATACGAAAGAGGAAATCGATGCACTTTTTGTAGGAATAGAAAAAGTTTGTAAAATGTTTGGAGTCAAGACGGCTTAA
- a CDS encoding SufE family protein, whose translation MTINEIQEGIIEEFAGFEDWMDKYAYLIELGNDLEGMDEQYQTDQNLIKGCQSKVWFNAKLEDGVVKLEANSDAIIVKGIAALLIRVFNNQTPEAIMNADLKFIDEIGLKQHLSPTRSNGLVSMVKQIKMYGLAFNHKVNN comes from the coding sequence ATGACCATAAACGAAATACAAGAAGGAATTATTGAGGAATTCGCTGGGTTTGAAGACTGGATGGATAAATATGCTTATTTAATTGAGTTGGGAAACGATCTTGAAGGGATGGATGAACAATACCAAACCGATCAGAATCTGATTAAAGGCTGTCAGTCAAAGGTATGGTTCAATGCCAAGCTTGAGGATGGTGTTGTGAAACTTGAGGCGAATAGCGATGCAATTATCGTAAAAGGAATTGCTGCTCTTTTGATTCGTGTTTTCAATAATCAAACGCCTGAAGCCATTATGAATGCTGACCTTAAATTTATCGATGAGATTGGTTTGAAACAGCATTTGTCACCCACACGATCAAACGGATTGGTTTCAATGGTAAAGCAAATCAAAATGTACGGTTTGGCCTTTAATCACAAGGTGAACAATTAA